The sequence below is a genomic window from Halosegnis marinus.
CTCCGGCAGCTCCAGGACGCGCCGATCAGTACGTTCCACGCCTACTGTTTCCGGTTGTTGCGGCGGCACGGCCACACGGCCCCTACGGCACTCGGGATCGACGACCAGATCCCTGATTCGCTGGATCTGATCGAGGAGCAGGCCCGTGCAAAGCAACTGTTCCGCCGGTTCATGTCCCGGTTCGCCGACGACCATCCGGAACATGCCGACCTCCTTCGGGTGTTCTACGACCGGGGGACACTCCACGCGCTGATCGGAGAGCTGGCTGCAAAGGGCGTTGTGCCGACACGCAACGGCTGGTATCGAGCGACGGGTGAGCCGTTGACCGGTGATCGCGAGCGGTTCTTCGACGCGTTCACAGCCGCCAACCAACCGAACGAGGGTGCGAACGGCCCCACGAACAGCGACGCCCGCGGGGCGGTCGGTGGCTGGGACGCCGGCGAGTACGCGCCCGACGCCCCGACACGCGGCGAGCTCCACGACGATCCGCGGATTTCGCGGTCGGTCGTCGAAGATGCGTACGACGCTGATCGAGACGCGCTGCTCGCATTCATCCACGACGTCTACATCGAGTACCTCGCGTTCGCGCTGTCACAGAACTACCTGACACAAGGGCTGATGCTGGCCCTCGCGTTCGTCATGCTGTGTGAATCGCCCGGTGTCCGCGCGCGGATCGGCCACGAGTACGTCATGGTCGATGAGTTCCAGGACACGAACGAACTCCAATTCAAGATCGCGCTGTTGCTCGCTCGGACGAACAATATCTGTGTCGTCGGCGATTGGAAACAGTCTATCTACGGGTTCCAACACACGAGCGTTGCGAACATCACTGACTTCGGCGAGCGACTTCAACGATTCACCAGCGAGTTGAACGCCGACTGTCGCCGAATCGACTACGCTGTCGACGACGTCCAGACAATCCCACTGTTCGAGAATTACCGTTCGTCGGCGTCGATACTCTCCTTTGCCGAGCAGAGCCTCTCCATCCCGGCGACGTCCAGCGAAGACGTCGGGGATCCGTTAGCCGGGACACGCTCACTCGAGGCGACTAACGCCGTTGACAACGCACAGATCGACGCATACCGCGCGGACGGCGAGTACGACCTCGTCTTAGATCGGATTCAGCATATCGTCAAGAACGAGTCGTATGCCGTCGAAACGAGCAACGAGCCCCAGGCCGACGAGGACGCTTCGGACGAGGATCGCATCGCGGCCGAACACGAACGGCTCGGGCCGCCCAGCTACGACGATATCGCGGTTTTCACGCGGACACGGGCGTTCGCCCGCGGGCTTCTGGAACGTGCCGAGGAATACGGCATCCCGCTCGCCTACGAGGGCGGTGTGGAACTGTTCGACACGCCGGAAGCGAAGCTGGCGCTCGCCTGGTTGCGCATCGCCGAGTCGGATGGCCGACGCGGCTGGGCGGTCGCACTGGAGCGAGCCGGGTACGGCTTCGAGCGCACACAGACGATCCTTGACGAGGAATCGTATCCGGACGCTATGCTCCAGTTCCGCGACGAGCTCACCGAGCTGGAGACGCTTGGCGGGTTCCTACGGCGGGTCTTCGATCGGTACGGGCGGACGAGTGTGTATGCCGACGCCCTCGTCGATCATCTCACGGGATTGTACGATGGGACGTTACTCACGCGTGGGGAGACGATCAGCTATATCGAGGAGAACTTGGCCGCCGAGACGACCGTCGAGATCGACGCGAACCCCGGCAGCGACGCGGTGACGCTGCAGACGATTCACGGAGCGAAAGGACTCGAGTATCCGATCGTCATTCTCGGGAATTTGAACGAGCGATCATTCCCACATTACGGCCAGCCCCCGTCGTGTCCGATCGTCTACGACGACGCGACTGGGCTTCGACAAACCCGCATGTACAGTGAGGCCGGGGCCTATCCACATGTGTACCGCAACTGGCGACATCGGCTCTTGCAAGCTTGTCTGCCGTCGGACTACGACGAGGAGCGGCGGTTGCTGTACGTGGCGATGACACGTGCCAAGCGCCACCTCTTGTTCACGGCCGGCGAGGAGCCGAGCCGGTTCATGGACGGGCTCTCGATCGAGGCCGAGGAGATAGATCCGGATCCCACGCCGGAGTCACATTCCCCGATCGACCACGAGCCGTTCACTGTCGACGTACCCACAAGTCGAGACATTCCGACACGGCTCGGTGTCCATGACATCATGGACGACTCCGTCTATGACAACCGAACCGGGGGCCGCGGGACTGCTTTCGGAACGGAGCTCCACGATTTCGCGGAGGCATACGCGCTCGGCGAGTCCGTTGAACCAGCGAATAACGATCAACGCGCCGTCGCTCAGCTTATCAGCGGACTTGCTGGTGAGTTTCGCGTCGAGGAGACGGCGCTGTTGCCACTCCCCGGAGAGCCAGCGGTGACACTGTCTGGAATCATCGATCTGGTCCATGTGACCGATACACAGATCGACGTAATTGATTACAAGACTGACCCGGACCGCGTTGCCCACGAGGAGTACCGAAAGCAACTGAGTGCCTACTATCATGTCCTCGCGAGCGTCTATCCGGATCGTGAGATCCGACTGCAGGTGTTTTACACCCAGACGGCGGAGTCCGTCGAAGTCACCCCTCTCTCGACCGACCGGCTTCGAGAGCTCGCAATCGCAGCGATGGCTGGTAGTTCGGGCGAATCCTAACCGACGCACATAGATTTTTGAACGCCTGACTCTGCGGTAGAAATATATGACAATGGCAAGTGGGGTCTCGGTCGACCAGGCCAGTGGGCAAATCACTATTCAGGAGCTTACGATTCAGGATCCTGAGCTAGCTAATTACCTCTCCGAATTCGATGACGCGGCACAAGCCGACGCGGTCAAGCGAGCGCTACGCGTCGGAGCTACGACACTCGAACTTAGTGAAACGAGTAAGGACGTCGAGTTCGTTCGACGAGAATTTACCGCGATGGAACGGGCAGTCTCAGAGATCATTCAGGAGATCGAGGAAGATATCGAGTCGACGTTCGGTGATGATGGTGAGGTCGCAGAGCTCCTTGAGCAACATTTTGGTGAAGACGGCGAGTTCGCCCGCCGGCTCGACGCGGAGCTTGGGGAAAACGGCGAGCGATTCCAGTCAGCGCTCGATCCTGACGTTGATGGAACACCGACAAACCGGCTCAAGGAGTTCCTACGGAACGACGTTCGCGAAGAACTTCGAAATGAGATCCGCTCGATTCACGAGAAACTCGACCGGGAGGACGCCCAAGCAGCGGTTCGCCAACGAACACCGTTGAAAGGAGCTGACTTCGAAGACGATCTGGAAACGCTTCTCGAGGACCTCGTCCATGGATCGACAGACACCGTCGAGTACACCGGTGGGAACGAGGGCGAGCTTTCGGGGCGCAATGTCGGCGATTTCGTGATTACGCTCGGTGACACGAACCAACGAATTGTCGTCGAAGCGAAGAGCGAACAGGGGTACTCACAGCCGAGGATCAAATCCGAGATGGAGGAGGCGATCGAAAACCGCGATGCTGACTACGGTCTCTTCATTACAGAGTGTGCGACGTACGTTCCTAACAAAGTCGGCTACCTCCAGGAGTTTGATGGGCAAATCTTGTCGATCGCGCTTTGTGAGGACGAAGACGATGAGATCGACCCGCGGCTTCTCAAAATCGGGTTCAATTGGGCTCGGATGCGAACGGTGCAGGCGTACATCGACAGCGGCGACACTGTTGATGCCGAGGTTATCCAGTCGAAGGTCTCTGAAGTTAGAGACTCGGTCGATCAGTTCAAAAACATCCGTCGAAAGTGCACAAGCATCCGCTCGACGGTTCAGGGCATTGAAAACGACCTGGACGACATTGAGGCCGATATCAATAGTGACTTGAATCAAATGACGGCGGAGTTGAGCAAATCCGTTAGTGAGCAATAACGCCGTGATTTCGTAGCAGGACCCACGCTTAATCGCTCTGGTAGCGTTTCGGACCTTCACGCCCGTGGAAGAACTGTAATTCTCGAATATATGGCAATTTCTCACAAAGTCTGTATCTGTGGCGGGGGACGCGTAGAGCGGTGTTGCGGTTCGTGCGACTCGATCCCTGATACACCGTGGCAAGCTGTTATCAGCGGGTGCGTCGAAACCCCTCCCAACGAATGGTTCCCGACGCCGCGAACCGTTGTTCGTATGAGTACGCCCCGGAGAAAGACTCGTTACCGGCGACGGAGCTCGATTTACCCGCTCCGGCCGATCGTTCCTGCCACCATACTCCGATCGATGGGGGAGACCGTCGCTGCTTGTTCCACAGTGCGGAGGCAGATCTGCCGCCCGGTGCAATAACTGAGGAAGTTGTCTCAATCATCGAGTCGGAGGCTCGGAGCCCGGTCTTCTCTGGAGGACGGCTTCCCGCCTTGGACCTCAGCGACCGGACACTCAGCCGTGCAGACGATGCGCCGATCGATCTACGTGGCGCGACGATCACCGGTGACCTCGACCTCACGAATGCAGACGTCGAAGTGCCGCTGTTGCTTGGCAATGCTGCCATCACCGGATCGATCAACGCGAACGGCGCACGGTTTCACGAGCCGGTGGAGCTTACCGGCGCGGCTGTCGGTAGCAGTCTCCGCCTTCCTGACGTAACTTTCGATGGTGGGCTCGAGGCGACAGGACTCGAAGCCGGATTCATGGATGCGCGGGGGCTCACTGCCAGTGGCCCGGTCGTGTTCGATGCCGCGGAATTCAGCGTTAATGTCTATCTCGCCCGCGCTGCGATCGACGGAGCGCTCTCGCTCGAGCGGGCAACGTTCAGTGGAGCGCTGGATCTAACCGCTGTCGAAACCGCCGCTGTACTCTCGCTGGCGGAGGCCACGGTACGCGGGGAACTCACCGCAAACGCGGTCAGCGTCAATGGTGACCTCCAACTTGACGAGCTCGCGGTCACCGACGAGGCGGTGTTCCATCACAGTGTCGTCTCGGGAACGGTGTCTGGCCGAAACGCACAGTTCGACGGGAGCCTTCAGTTCGCTGACCTTCACTGCGCCGCTGGTGGCGTCGAGTTCGATGGCTGTACTGTCGATGGCCGTACTGATTTCCTATTTCTCGAAGCCGGAGCCGAGGGAGTTTCGATGACGGATGCAACACTCGATGGGGAGGTGTGGTTCACCTACGCGGATATCGTGGGTGACACAACACTAGCCGGCACACGGACGACTGGCCATACGCATCTCCGCGATGCGACGTTCGGCGGCGATCTTATTCTCCGCGATGTTGAGTTCGAGTCCCAATCGTATCTCCACGGGTCGACGATCGAGGGGAACGTGGATGCGACCGGCGCACACTTCGAGCACTTCCAGTTTTCCGCGACCGTCAATGGCGAAGTCAGCTTTGCTGACGCGCTGTTTGACGCCCGAGCCCACTTCACGAACAGCGAAATCACCGGCGACGCGACGTTCGAGAGAGCGTCGTTCGCCGGCACACCGGACTTCAGCGACTCCCGATTCAAGAGTGGGATCTCGTTTGATGAGACGGAATTTCTCGTCGAGCCGGTATTCGACGGCACCCGGTTCGCGGTCTCCCCGGACTTCGAGTCCGCCACCTTCCCGCTGGAAAGCTCGACGGGGGTTTTGGATCAGCGGGAGACGCTCATCGTAGCACGACCGGATGAGCTGTCACACCGAGGGGTGACGCTTCCGATCGACAGCATCACCGGCGACCCCCAATTACCTGATGGAGCTGCCACGCTCGTCCACCCGGACACAGACCTCTCCGCAGCCATCACAGCCGCACTCCAGGAACTTGACGGAGCCGACTGGTACGATCTGTCGAGTCGTGCACTCGAGCTGTCGCGTACGGCGGTATCGGAACTCGGTCATGAGGATCCGATCTCTCTCGTCTATGGGGTGTGTCTCGATTCATCGGCGACCGATCCGGAGGCGCTTCTCACAGAGGTACGACTTGCCGGTGCGTACCGTGTGGACGCCGAGGAGAACCAAGTGACGTTCAGCCACCTTGACCCGGCCCTCGATGAGTTCGCATATCTGATCGTCGTCACGGGTGACGACGATGCATTCGAATCAGGCGCCGGTGTTGCAAGCCGGGACGAATACCGGACGGCGATCGTTCGTCGCCAATTGATGCAGACGATGCTGCTCAAACGGGACGAACAGGAGGACAAAGCGACGGTGATCAACGATATGCTTCCTGTGCTCGTCGCCGGTGCGCAGCTTGACGAATCGGGATAGCTGTTATACAGCGACCGGCTGCAGTAACCCCGTGAACGATCTCGAACGCGCGATTGAGATCGCCGTCGACGCATACGCCGGCCAGACAGACAAGGCCGGGATGACCTATATCCGCCATCCGTTGCGAGTGATGGAGGCCGTCGAGACCGAGCGTGAACGTGTTGTTGCCGTGCTCCATGACGTTGTCGAGGATGCCAACTACACGCTCGATGAGATCGAGACAGCGTTCGACGCTGAGATTCGCGAGGCGGTTGACGCACTCACGAAGCGCGACGGCGAATCGTACCAGGAGTTCATTGCTCGCACGGCAACGAATTCGCTGGCTCGTCAGGTGAAGATCGCCGATATCGAGGACAACATGGACCTCACTCGGTTGGCGGAACTCGATCAGGCGGTCCTCGATAAACAGGCCGAGTATCACCAAGCGCTACGCACGCTGCTCGAAGAGCAACAGCGATGACGGTCGTCGAGGAGTAGGCTCGCGAAAAGCGTCGCCAAGCTGCGTTCCCACCAAACCGAAATTGAACACAGAGCGGTTCGAGTCGAAGCTATCGAAGAGCTGCTTGCTGAAATTGAGGCCCATCTCAGGGAGTTGGAGACGTAGGAGCCACCACTGGCCGACGGCTGCTACTTCACGCCATGGCCCCACTCACGGAGCTGTGCGGCGATGGCTTCGGCGTCAGCGGTCGCGACCATCGCCTCCCGGAGATCGGTGAGGTAGACATCGTCCCCAAGCAGCTCTTCTACGGCGTCGTGGACATCGTCTTCATGAGTGGCGTACTGATCGCGAAGAAAGAAGACCGCCTCATTTGTACGCCCTTCCTTGACTGTGTCGCGCGTCAGGAAATACGGATATTGACGATCTGACTGCACAGCCGGCTCCTCGAGAGATGCCGCTGGCCCGCCACTTGATGTATCAGCATGTGGTGTATCAGCCGGCTGACGTTCGTCGACAGCTTGCTCCGAACGTTCTTCCTCCGGATCGTCCGCGAACGGATCATCACCAGCGCCCTCTTTCATCCCCGTCATGCGACCACCTCGTGTTCGAGATCCCCAGCAGTAGGCGGATGCGGCGCCTCAAGCCCGACCTGTTGCTCGAGATACCGAGCCAGTTCATCGAACTGTGCGAGGGTTTCCACTTCGTAGTCTCGCTGCCGATCACGATACTCACGAACGTAGGTAAACGCCGAACACTGGCGTTCCCAACACCCCTCCATCAGGGAGGTCCGGTCGCCGATTACCACCGGTTTTGAGTACGCGAGCTTTTCCAACATAGCCGTCTGATCACGCGTCCCTTTGAACCCGATCGGGACGGCCGCAAGGACACCCACTTCTATGCCAAGCGTCTCTTCCATCCCGGCAACAACCCCTTCGAGGCCTTCAATCGAGGCCTCGCCCTTCGCAGAGGGTTCAACGGGAATCACGAGCGAGCGCGTCGCGTTGATCGCATTATACAGGTGTGGCCCTTCGGTCGCAGGCGGATCGCAGATGAGAACATCATACCGATCGGGGACGCCCGCTTCGCGAAGCACACGCAAGAGCTGCGCATACATTCCGAACGACTCCCCCATTGCCTCGGCCTGTTCCGATTCCCGCTGAAGATACTCACCAAGGTCGGCAAGCATGTTGTGTTCAGGGATGATATCCACATCATGCTCGGCCGTCCGAATAAGCTCGTCAAACGGGCCTTTCGGCCGCCGGATCATATGCCGAACAATGTTATCGACTGGGTCGGCCCGCGCTTCGTCAACCCCGAGGAGACGGCTCAAGTCGCCGTCTTGGGGATCAAGTGGGACGACGAGGACATCCAAGCCTGCGCGTGCGTGCGCGACAGCCAGGTTTGCGGCCGTCGTGGTCTTGCCGACCCCACCGGCCTCGCTGTAGGTTGTGTAGCTTAGCATACCATCCCCGTCGACCCAACTGGTAA
It includes:
- a CDS encoding UvrD-helicase domain-containing protein, encoding MSDPTPNDNQQQLIGSTDGIYRVDAGAGTGKTFAVTRRYARILETTDAAPEDILLVTFTRNAAAEMRDRIVQQTDYDLRQLQDAPISTFHAYCFRLLRRHGHTAPTALGIDDQIPDSLDLIEEQARAKQLFRRFMSRFADDHPEHADLLRVFYDRGTLHALIGELAAKGVVPTRNGWYRATGEPLTGDRERFFDAFTAANQPNEGANGPTNSDARGAVGGWDAGEYAPDAPTRGELHDDPRISRSVVEDAYDADRDALLAFIHDVYIEYLAFALSQNYLTQGLMLALAFVMLCESPGVRARIGHEYVMVDEFQDTNELQFKIALLLARTNNICVVGDWKQSIYGFQHTSVANITDFGERLQRFTSELNADCRRIDYAVDDVQTIPLFENYRSSASILSFAEQSLSIPATSSEDVGDPLAGTRSLEATNAVDNAQIDAYRADGEYDLVLDRIQHIVKNESYAVETSNEPQADEDASDEDRIAAEHERLGPPSYDDIAVFTRTRAFARGLLERAEEYGIPLAYEGGVELFDTPEAKLALAWLRIAESDGRRGWAVALERAGYGFERTQTILDEESYPDAMLQFRDELTELETLGGFLRRVFDRYGRTSVYADALVDHLTGLYDGTLLTRGETISYIEENLAAETTVEIDANPGSDAVTLQTIHGAKGLEYPIVILGNLNERSFPHYGQPPSCPIVYDDATGLRQTRMYSEAGAYPHVYRNWRHRLLQACLPSDYDEERRLLYVAMTRAKRHLLFTAGEEPSRFMDGLSIEAEEIDPDPTPESHSPIDHEPFTVDVPTSRDIPTRLGVHDIMDDSVYDNRTGGRGTAFGTELHDFAEAYALGESVEPANNDQRAVAQLISGLAGEFRVEETALLPLPGEPAVTLSGIIDLVHVTDTQIDVIDYKTDPDRVAHEEYRKQLSAYYHVLASVYPDREIRLQVFYTQTAESVEVTPLSTDRLRELAIAAMAGSSGES
- a CDS encoding ParA family protein — protein: MLSYTTYSEAGGVGKTTTAANLAVAHARAGLDVLVVPLDPQDGDLSRLLGVDEARADPVDNIVRHMIRRPKGPFDELIRTAEHDVDIIPEHNMLADLGEYLQRESEQAEAMGESFGMYAQLLRVLREAGVPDRYDVLICDPPATEGPHLYNAINATRSLVIPVEPSAKGEASIEGLEGVVAGMEETLGIEVGVLAAVPIGFKGTRDQTAMLEKLAYSKPVVIGDRTSLMEGCWERQCSAFTYVREYRDRQRDYEVETLAQFDELARYLEQQVGLEAPHPPTAGDLEHEVVA
- a CDS encoding pentapeptide repeat-containing protein, which encodes MDLSDRTLSRADDAPIDLRGATITGDLDLTNADVEVPLLLGNAAITGSINANGARFHEPVELTGAAVGSSLRLPDVTFDGGLEATGLEAGFMDARGLTASGPVVFDAAEFSVNVYLARAAIDGALSLERATFSGALDLTAVETAAVLSLAEATVRGELTANAVSVNGDLQLDELAVTDEAVFHHSVVSGTVSGRNAQFDGSLQFADLHCAAGGVEFDGCTVDGRTDFLFLEAGAEGVSMTDATLDGEVWFTYADIVGDTTLAGTRTTGHTHLRDATFGGDLILRDVEFESQSYLHGSTIEGNVDATGAHFEHFQFSATVNGEVSFADALFDARAHFTNSEITGDATFERASFAGTPDFSDSRFKSGISFDETEFLVEPVFDGTRFAVSPDFESATFPLESSTGVLDQRETLIVARPDELSHRGVTLPIDSITGDPQLPDGAATLVHPDTDLSAAITAALQELDGADWYDLSSRALELSRTAVSELGHEDPISLVYGVCLDSSATDPEALLTEVRLAGAYRVDAEENQVTFSHLDPALDEFAYLIVVTGDDDAFESGAGVASRDEYRTAIVRRQLMQTMLLKRDEQEDKATVINDMLPVLVAGAQLDESG
- a CDS encoding HD domain-containing protein, with amino-acid sequence MNDLERAIEIAVDAYAGQTDKAGMTYIRHPLRVMEAVETERERVVAVLHDVVEDANYTLDEIETAFDAEIREAVDALTKRDGESYQEFIARTATNSLARQVKIADIEDNMDLTRLAELDQAVLDKQAEYHQALRTLLEEQQR